A window of the Tenebrio molitor chromosome 1, icTenMoli1.1, whole genome shotgun sequence genome harbors these coding sequences:
- the ple gene encoding tyrosine 3-monooxygenase, with amino-acid sequence MTAVAAAQKNREMFAIKKSYSIENGYPARRRSLVDDARFETLVVKQTKQSVLDEARLRSNDSSVDPEIDADEKQSQKVSENSENDAGLTEEEVVLSNAIAEGPEAEKALQRAALILRLREGMNSLSRVLKSIEKYQGSVCHLETRPNQNDNNQLDALIKVEMTRVSLLQLIRSLRQSSSLGHVTLIGEDNISAKNPWFPRHASELDNCNHLMTKYEPDLDMNHPGFADKEYRARRKDIAEIAFAYKYGDAIPHIEYCETENKTWGSVFNTVLELMPKHACSEYCRVFKLLQEEGIFTAERIPQLEEMSNFLKRHTGFSLRPAAGLLTARDFLASLAFRIFQSTQYVRHKNTPYHTPEPDCIHELLGHMPLLADPSFAQFSQEIGLASLGASDAEIEKLSTVYWFTVEFGLCKESGVVKAYGAGLLSAYGELLHALSDKPELRPFEPAVTAVQPYQDQEYQPIYYVAESFDDMKDKFRRWVSAMSRPFEVRFNPHTGRVEVLDSVEKLESLVQQLNTEVLHLSNAINKMKLPSYQ; translated from the exons ATGACTGCTGTAGCCGCTGCTCAAAAGAACCGTGAGATGTTCGCAATTAAGAAATCGTATAGCATTGAG AACGGTTATCCTGCAAGACGACGTTCTCTTGTTGACGATGCTCGTTTCGAAACGTTGGTGGTAAAGCAAACTAAACAAAGCGTCTTGGATGAAGCTCGCCTTCGTTCCAATG ACTCTAGCGTTGACCCTGAAATCGATGCCGATGAAAAACAAAGCCAGAAAGTTTCTGAAAACTCCGAAAACG ATGCTGGACTCACCGAAGAAGAAGTCGTCCTTTCTAATGCCATCGCTGAAGGACCGGAAGCGGAAAAAGCTTTACAACGTGCCGCCTTAATTCTTCGTTTGCGTGAAGGAATGAATTCTTTATCACGCGTATTGAAGAGCATTGAAAAATATCAAGGATCAGTTTGTCACTTAGAAACTCGTCCTAATCaaaatgataataatcaaCTCGATGCTCTCATTAAAGTCGAAATGACAAGAGTCAGTCTTCTGCAACTTATTAGATCCCTTCGACAATCTTCATCGCTCGGACATGTCACTCTTATTGGAGAAGACAATATTTCGGCCAAAAATCCATGGTTTCCAAGACACGCAAGCGAATTGGATAACTGTAATCACCTTATGACCAAATATGAGCCTGACCTGGACATGAATCATCCAGGTTTTGCTGATAAAGAATATCGCGCACGCCGCAAAGACATAGCAGAAATAGCGTTTGCTTATAAATA TGGTGATGCTATTCCGCACATTGAATATTGTGAgacagaaaataaaacatgGGGATCTGTTTTTAACACTGTTCTTGAATTAATGCCGAAACACGCTTGCAGCGAATATTGTCGTGTATTCAAATTGCTTCAAGAAGAAGGAATATTTACAGCAGAACGGATTCCACAACTTgaggaaatgtcaaatttcttaAAACGTCACACCGGTTTTTCTTTGAGACCAGCAGCAGGTTTACTGACAGCTCGCGACTTTTTAGCTTCACTTGCTTTCCGCATCTTTCAAAGCACTCAATACGTTCGTCACAAGAATACTCCGTATCATACTCCCGAACC AGATTGCATTCATGAACTTCTTGGTCACATGCCCTTACTTGCCGATCCAAGCTTTGCACAATTCTCCCAGGAAATTGGACTTGCTTCACTTGGAGCTTCCGATgcagaaattgaaaaattatccaca GTTTATTGGTTTACTGTTGAATTTGGCCTCTGCAAAGAAAGCGGAGTCGTGAAAGCTTACGGTGCTGGCCTCCTCAGTGCATACGGTGAACTTCTGCATGCCCTTAGTGACAAACCGGAGTTACGACCTTTTGAACCGGCCGTTACGGCAGTTCAACCTTATCAAGATCAAGAATATCAACCGATTTATTACGTAGCTGAAAGTTTCGACGATATGAAGGACAAATTTAGACGGTGGGTCTCTGCTATGTCTCGACCATTCGAAGTGAGATTCAATCCACATACGGGAAGAGTAGAAGTACTGGATTCTGTAGAAAAACTTGAATCACTTGTTCAGCAATTAAATACAGAGGTTCTTCATCTTTCAAACgcaataaacaaaatgaaattaccTTCATATCAGTAA
- the LOC138122160 gene encoding uncharacterized protein — MPGDLWLDEEEGDPPALQIQDPPLPENLMGNAIKAAFIERHFTCNLGWLVNDGLPKEEAEEIRFETCRILKKSKPPKRNLSRDEIKALSELRKDKDIVILRADKGNITVIMDQDEYNDKISQLLDPEHYTKLKKDPTPTIERRTREIIKQSSIPQQEQRALLPSSTRPPRLYGLPKIHKEECPLRPIVSTMGSPTYNLAKNVRLDTTDILVSFDVVTLFTNVPVEDSVEIIKQNLITQGLREDIPELVRFCLTSTYFLWKGNYYEQKEGTAMGSPLSPVIANLFMETFEQEALELAPLKPKLWKRQHTEQQTYQKFACLPYVQGVTDRIRKILEKRNIGTRFTTEKKISQILPTPKDKLLLFQSEGIYKVECLCGKCYIGQTGGSIQCRLKEHSRAIKQYDKEKSALAEHKFEDEDHTLDLEKTVVLAKTSKYHQRLIREAIEIRKNPNNFNRDQGVELSSTWNSVIRPCTHPPTNFSHRATPTTPTTNPTGTTPTTNHINSPTRNRPNQFIYKLRRR, encoded by the exons gtgcaatcttggtTGGTTGGTAAATGACGGATTGCCAAAGGAAGAAGCAGAAGAGATTCGTTTTGAAACTTGCAGAATCCTCAAAAAATCCAAACCACCTAAGCGAAACCTTAGTAGAGATGAGATAAAAGCACTCAGTGAACTCAGAAAAGATAAGGACATCGTCATCTTACGAGCGGATAAAGGCAACATAACCGTCATAATGGACCAGGATGAATACAATGACAAGATTAGCCAACTATTAGATCCCGAAcattacaccaaattaaagAAAGACCCCACACCTACAATAGAACGTCGAACCAGagaaattattaaacaatCCTCAATCCCCCAACAGGAACAGCGCGCCCTTCTACCATCATCTACCAGACCACCCCGTTTATATGGACTCCCGAAGATTCATAAGGAAGAATGCCCTCTACGACCAATTGTGTCCACTATGGGAAGCCCTACCTACAATCTGGCAAA GAATGTGAGATTAGACACTACAGATATCTTGGTCAGCTTCGATGTAGTTACCTTGTTCACCAACGTACCCGTCGAAGACTCGGTCGAGATAATCAAACAGAATTTGATAACACAAGGATTACGGGAAGATATTCCGGAATTGGTACGGTTCTGCTTAACATCAACATACTTCCTATGGAAAGGAAATTACTACGAACAGAAGGAAGGAACAGCAATGGGATCCCCACTATCTccggtcatagccaacttatTCATGGAAACTTTCGAACAGGAAGCCCTTGAGTTAGCTCCACTTAAGCCCAAACTTTGGAAACG ACAACACACCGAACAACAAACTTACCAGAAATTTGCTTGCCTCCCATATGTACAAGGAGTAACGGACcgtattaggaaaattttggaGAAGAGAAACATTGGAACCAGATTTACCACGGAAAAGAAAATCTCTCAGATCCTTCCAACACCTAAGGATAAACTCCTCCTGTTCCAGTCTGAAGGGATTTACAAAGTAGAATGCCTGTGCGGGAAATGCTACATCGGACAAACAGGAGGTTCAATACAATGTCGATTAAAGGAACATAGTAGGGCCATCAAGCAGTATGATAAGGAGAAATCAGCATTGGCGGAACACAAATTCGAAGATGAGGACCACACGTTGGACCTTGAAAAAACAGTAGTTCTGGCTAAAACATCCAAATACCATCAAAGATTAATAAGGGAAGCAATCGAGattagaaaaaatccaaataatttcaacagagACCAAGGGGTTGAGCTTTCTAGCACCTGGAATTCCGTCATTCGACCATGTACGCACCCCCCCACTAACTTCAGTCACCGAGCCACGCCTACCACCCCCACCACCAATCCCACGGGGACCACTCCCACCACTAACCATATAAATAGCCCAACACGGAATAGACCAAACCAGTTTATTTACAAGCTCCGAAGAAGATAG